A stretch of the Ignavibacteriales bacterium genome encodes the following:
- a CDS encoding PIG-L family deacetylase, protein MARRFLPFLVLPLVFASAFSQPQSPRSVNAAELRLALKKLTVLGSVLYVAAHPDDDNTAFLGYMAKGRLMRSAYLSMTRGEGGQNLIGPEQGELLGVIRTQELLASRRIDGAEQYFTRAIDFGFSKTLDETMSFWGREKILSDAVWLIRSYRPDVVVTRFTPTQGGHGNHTASAELAYQAYAAAGDPGRFPDQLKYVQPWKPKRLVWNVFRFQQTDRPSVPEHSVSIDLGMYSTVLGESFTEMAGRSRSMNKSQGTGGGQNRGEFVNYFQHIAGDTATKDLFDGVNTAWSRVPGGAAVGTTLENVYRAYDEENPEKSIPALLRAYAELGKLKEDPWIALKKRDLQEAIRLSAGLWVDVLSSENNASPGSDIKLTVSAINRSSYPFRLERIVAPLLKADSALNVLLRNNQPLQAVFGIKIPLDFPYSQPYWLAEPSELGSYRVANQQYIGQPENAPQLVVKVRIASDDGAMELEVPVRFRMVDPVEGEQYRPFAVIPPVSVNLPEKVYVFPDGMAKTVMVNIRNEGGKISGSVALGVPQGWKVTPAGVPFEFSQKDENQSVSFSVQPGPGAGSGEFQVKASVGGRVVGQDVVTIRYPHIPLQTLFPLTAGRLLRFELKTISKRIGYIMGPGDEIPTALRQMGYPVTMLTDDDLKNGSLGLYDVIIAGVRSYNMRPVLRANQRKLMEFVEKGGTYIVQYMTPRRAETENLGPYPFSVTGDRVSVEDAPVRFLAERHPVLNMPNKITQEDFKGWIQERGLYFSDKWDSHYTPVLGSNDPGEPSRDGGLLVTQYGTGHYVFTGYAFFRQLPGGVAGAYRLFANLVALGK, encoded by the coding sequence ATGGCGCGCAGGTTTCTCCCGTTCTTGGTCCTTCCCTTAGTCTTTGCATCAGCCTTCTCACAACCCCAATCCCCGCGATCCGTCAACGCCGCCGAGCTCAGACTTGCATTGAAGAAGCTCACAGTGCTTGGCTCGGTTCTGTATGTGGCGGCGCACCCGGATGACGACAATACTGCGTTTCTCGGATACATGGCAAAAGGTCGATTGATGCGCTCCGCGTATCTCTCGATGACCCGGGGCGAGGGGGGGCAGAACCTCATCGGCCCCGAACAGGGTGAACTGCTCGGCGTGATCCGCACTCAGGAGCTCCTCGCTTCGCGTCGCATCGACGGAGCAGAGCAATATTTCACACGCGCGATCGATTTCGGATTTTCAAAAACGCTCGACGAGACGATGAGTTTCTGGGGGAGGGAGAAAATCCTCTCCGACGCAGTCTGGTTGATCAGATCCTATCGGCCGGATGTTGTCGTGACGCGCTTCACTCCTACTCAGGGAGGACACGGAAATCATACCGCCTCTGCAGAATTAGCGTATCAGGCGTATGCGGCGGCAGGGGATCCGGGTCGATTTCCCGACCAATTGAAGTACGTCCAGCCCTGGAAACCAAAACGTTTGGTATGGAATGTATTCCGCTTCCAGCAGACCGATCGCCCTTCCGTCCCCGAGCACTCTGTGTCCATCGATCTGGGAATGTATAGTACAGTCCTTGGTGAATCGTTCACTGAGATGGCGGGAAGAAGCAGGTCCATGAACAAGAGCCAGGGGACTGGCGGGGGACAGAACCGCGGAGAGTTCGTGAACTATTTCCAGCATATCGCAGGCGACACGGCGACGAAGGACTTGTTCGATGGCGTGAATACGGCATGGTCGCGCGTGCCCGGCGGGGCGGCAGTGGGAACGACGCTGGAGAATGTCTATCGAGCGTACGATGAGGAGAATCCGGAGAAATCCATTCCCGCTCTTCTCCGCGCATACGCTGAACTCGGAAAGCTGAAGGAAGACCCGTGGATAGCCCTCAAGAAACGCGATTTGCAGGAAGCTATCAGACTCAGCGCCGGATTGTGGGTGGACGTACTTTCTTCCGAAAACAACGCGAGCCCGGGTTCGGACATCAAACTCACAGTCTCGGCGATCAACCGGTCGTCGTATCCGTTTCGCCTCGAGCGAATCGTCGCCCCCCTGTTGAAGGCAGATTCCGCTCTCAATGTACTGCTGCGGAACAATCAGCCCCTGCAGGCAGTGTTCGGTATCAAAATTCCGTTGGATTTTCCATACTCGCAGCCGTACTGGCTCGCAGAGCCGTCAGAACTCGGATCGTACCGGGTGGCGAACCAGCAGTACATCGGTCAGCCCGAAAACGCCCCGCAGCTCGTGGTCAAGGTAAGGATCGCTTCCGATGACGGGGCGATGGAACTCGAAGTGCCGGTGCGATTCAGGATGGTGGATCCTGTGGAAGGAGAACAATACAGGCCGTTTGCAGTTATCCCGCCTGTCAGCGTGAATCTGCCCGAAAAAGTGTACGTCTTCCCCGATGGTATGGCCAAGACAGTAATGGTGAACATTCGAAATGAGGGGGGAAAAATATCCGGGTCAGTCGCTTTGGGAGTCCCGCAAGGATGGAAGGTGACGCCTGCTGGGGTCCCGTTCGAGTTTTCCCAGAAGGACGAAAACCAGTCGGTGAGTTTTTCAGTCCAGCCTGGTCCAGGTGCCGGCTCGGGCGAGTTCCAGGTTAAAGCGTCTGTCGGAGGGCGCGTTGTGGGGCAGGATGTAGTAACGATTCGCTATCCGCATATTCCTCTTCAGACGTTGTTTCCGCTGACTGCGGGCCGACTGCTCAGATTTGAATTGAAGACAATCTCGAAGCGCATCGGGTACATCATGGGCCCGGGAGATGAGATCCCGACGGCGCTCAGACAGATGGGGTATCCGGTGACGATGTTGACAGACGATGATCTGAAGAACGGTTCACTGGGCCTGTATGACGTTATTATTGCCGGTGTCCGCTCCTACAACATGCGGCCCGTCCTGAGAGCCAATCAGCGAAAGCTCATGGAGTTCGTGGAAAAGGGGGGAACGTACATCGTCCAGTACATGACACCCCGGCGGGCAGAAACCGAAAACCTGGGCCCGTATCCATTCTCGGTGACGGGCGATCGGGTGTCCGTCGAGGATGCTCCGGTGAGGTTTCTCGCTGAGCGACATCCGGTGCTTAATATGCCAAACAAGATCACGCAGGAGGATTTCAAGGGTTGGATCCAGGAGCGCGGGCTCTATTTCTCCGATAAGTGGGATTCGCACTACACGCCGGTCCTTGGAAGCAATGATCCGGGCGAGCCGTCGAGGGATGGCGGACTTCTCGTGACTCAATATGGAACAGGACACTACGTTTTCACCGGTTACGCGTTCTTCCGGCAACTTCCCGGCGGAGTTGCAGGGGCGTACAGGTTGTTCGCTAACCTGGTAGCGTTGGGAAAATAG